The Moorena producens PAL-8-15-08-1 genomic interval AATCCTGAAGAGTCAAGGGGTGCCTGTGAAAAAGGAAGATATTTCTATTGGTGAGTTAGCCATTAATCATGTGCGGTTTAAGATTCTGGCAGAATTGCCCAGTGGTAGTGCTTCAATCGAACAATAACGACTACTACTGGCAAGGGTAGCCAGAAAGAAGTGGCTTGCAGGGGATCTAAGACCAAATCGAGGACGTAACTCCTAGACTTGGGCTACCCCCGTGATGTCAGAAGCCTACACCATACCTGCTGGGATTGGTGTGCGGTAGTTCAGTATGCGGTAGTTCAGTATAGGTTAGGGGGAAATTTAGTCATGGATGTTATTCCAGCTATAGACTTACTTGAAGAAAAATGTGTGCGGTTAGTCCAGGGAGACTACCAACGTGCGCAAATATTTAACGATAACCCAGTCGAGGTAGCGAAACAATGGGTTGAACAAGGTGCATCAAGGCTGCATGTCGTTGATTTGGATGGTGCAAAACTGGGTAAGCCAGTTAATACTAAGGCCATCGAAGCAATTGTGCAGGCGGTACCTGTGCCAGTGCAAGTCGGTGGTGGATTACGCTCCCGCTCCGGAGTCACTCAACTGTTGACTCTAGGCGTCGATAGAGTCATTATAGGAACGGCAGCGGTGGAAGACCCTTCCCTAGTGGAACAGCTTTGCACTGAATTTCCAGGGAAGATTGTAGTTGGTATTGATGCTCGTCAGGGATGGGTGGCCACTCACGGTTGGTTAGAAACCTCAGAAATTGCAGCAATTGACCTAGCTGAACAAATGACTCAGCTGGGAGTAACTACGATTATTTACACCGACATTCACCGGGATGGAACTCTGTCTGGACCAAACCTAGACGCTCTAAGGGAACTAGCAAGTCATATATCGATCCCCGTGATTGCCTCTGGGGGTGTCAGTTCAATCACTGATCTGTTGAGTCTACTTACTCTCGAATCTCTAGGCGTTAGCGGTGTAATTGTTGGTCGTGCGCTTTACACCGGAGATATGTCTCTCAAAGAAGCTATTCAAGCAGTCGGTCCTGGAAGGTTACAAGATATCCCTCTAGATATGGGCTTTTCTAGCTTTGCTTGATCACTCGTCAATGGAAAAAGGGAAAATTGATCTGATTCGAGCCAAATACCCCATGATCAGTTTTTCATTGTCAGGGGCAATATTTTAAGAGAATAATTTGTATAACTGCTTCCTGATTACACTGTAAAAGTTTAGTAAAGGGGGAAAGGGCAAGGAATTATAACCATTGACCTTTTCCTTTTTATATTTATAACTTAAATTCAAAACCATACTACTAAACTCAATTCCATTCTTCAAGTGTTATTTAGCTAGACAGGAGGACAAGGTGTAAGCATTCAGCTATCAGCTATCAGCTAAAGGCTATCAGCTAAAGGCTATCAGCTATCAGCTAAAGGCTAAAGGCTAAAGGCCTGTGGTCACGCTACGGGAACAGTTTATGCCCATAGCGCACGCTGTCAGCCATGCAAAGCGCGAGTGGGGGAAACCACGCCAGTTGCTCATAGGGGGAACCCCCAAGACCGCACTGGCTCCCCAAGACCGCGCTGCATCGCTACTTGAAAAATAAGCTGACGGCACCTCAAGTAGCGTGAGCTAAAAGCTCACGGCTGACGGCTAAATGCTTACGACAAGGTAATGGGGAGATAGGTAGATAGTGCTACCTATGAATGTCACTTGGTACCAGCAAACACTATTGCCCTAACTTAACCATTCCTTCATTTTATCCGGATATTTGATAAGTTTTGCGTAAAATTTTCCAGTTCTAGTGTCAAAAACTAGTTTGTTAACACAAACTAACTACAGAGCTGATGGTTAGTGGCAACTACCGAAGGTATGATAGGGGAGCGATTAGCCATAGCTTCAGTTACTCTTGAACATAACTTAAACCAATAAATCAAAAGGCACATATAGAGATGGGCAATAAATCAGAGCTTTTCCCACAGGGGAATGGTAAATATATCCACTCACAGCCCGTCATCTACCACACTAGAAACTCAAAATACTATCAGGATGGGCGTAAGCTAGAGGAGATTTGGACGATCATACGGCGTCGCTTTTTAGTGGCTGCTGGTGTAGCAATTACGATAACAGCTAGTATTTTTTTATGGACCTCTAATCAGAAACCTCTGTACGAAGGCAAGTTCCGACTCAGTCTGGAGCCTCTGACAGCACAGGATGATGATGAAAATCAATCGACACCAGCTTTTGAAACCTTGGCTTATAAAACCCAAATGCTGGTACTGCGTAGTGAGAAACTCATCACTCCCGTGATTGAGGAAATAAACAAGCGCTATGGCAAAACTAGCTACAAGTCTTTAGTCAAGAATAATCACCTGAGGATCAAACATATTGAAGGAACTAGTGTCTTAGAAGTTCGTTACCGGGATAGTGATCCTCAAAAAGTTCACTTTGTTTTAAAGCAGCTTGCCGATAATTATATCAATTACTCCCGCCAACAAGAAGCAAGTTACCATCACAAAGACCTTGAGCTAGCAAATAGAGAGTTGCCTCAAGTACGCCAAGAGGTAGACAGACTGGAGGAAG includes:
- the hisA gene encoding 1-(5-phosphoribosyl)-5-[(5-phosphoribosylamino)methylideneamino]imidazole-4-carboxamide isomerase, which codes for MDVIPAIDLLEEKCVRLVQGDYQRAQIFNDNPVEVAKQWVEQGASRLHVVDLDGAKLGKPVNTKAIEAIVQAVPVPVQVGGGLRSRSGVTQLLTLGVDRVIIGTAAVEDPSLVEQLCTEFPGKIVVGIDARQGWVATHGWLETSEIAAIDLAEQMTQLGVTTIIYTDIHRDGTLSGPNLDALRELASHISIPVIASGGVSSITDLLSLLTLESLGVSGVIVGRALYTGDMSLKEAIQAVGPGRLQDIPLDMGFSSFA